In one Pseudomonas purpurea genomic region, the following are encoded:
- a CDS encoding CDP-alcohol phosphatidyltransferase family protein — translation MPSIYQLKPAFQNLLRPLVQRLFDNGTTANQITVLAGVISVLVGVAIACFASHAWVFALIPVWMILRMALNAIDGMLAREFGQQSRLGAYLNELCDIVADSALILPFALLPDVSLLAVLLVTLLALFCEYTGVLGPMVGASRRYDGPMGKSDRAFVLGVLATGVALGWLGAIWVNGVMLLVAALLVYTLVNRVRQGLKEVNDNAPSA, via the coding sequence ATGCCCTCCATCTATCAACTCAAGCCGGCCTTTCAGAACCTGTTGCGACCCCTGGTCCAACGCCTGTTCGACAATGGCACCACCGCCAACCAGATCACCGTGCTGGCCGGGGTCATTTCGGTGCTGGTGGGTGTGGCAATCGCCTGCTTCGCCAGCCACGCCTGGGTGTTTGCGCTGATTCCAGTGTGGATGATTCTGCGCATGGCGTTGAACGCCATCGACGGCATGCTCGCTCGCGAGTTTGGCCAACAATCGCGCTTGGGCGCCTACCTCAACGAACTCTGTGACATCGTCGCCGACAGCGCGCTGATCCTGCCGTTTGCCCTGCTCCCCGACGTCAGCCTGCTGGCGGTTCTGCTGGTGACGCTGCTGGCGCTGTTCTGTGAATACACCGGCGTGCTCGGTCCGATGGTCGGAGCCTCCCGGCGCTATGACGGCCCGATGGGCAAAAGCGACCGGGCATTCGTGCTCGGCGTGCTGGCCACCGGCGTAGCGCTGGGCTGGCTCGGCGCAATCTGGGTCAACGGCGTGATGCTGCTGGTCGCGGCGCTGCTGGTGTACACCTTGGTCAATCGGGTCCGTCAGGGCCTTAAAGAAGTCAACGACAACGCTCCCTCGGCATAA
- a CDS encoding bifunctional alpha/beta hydrolase/class I SAM-dependent methyltransferase: MRDAQHQTFTTHDGVELFYRHWPASAAPTGEPRKAILLFHRGHEHSGRIAHLVDELDMPEFDFFAWDARGHGQSPGARGDSPSFATSVRDVQTFCDHIGATHQIAEENLAVIAQSVGAVIVSTWVHDYAPRIRSLVLASPAFKVKLYVPFARTGLALMRTFRGNFFVNSYVKARFLSHDPERVASYDSDPLITKAISVNVLLGLYEAADRVVADAQAIQVPTQLLISGSDFVVHRKPQEQFFERLGSLQKEKHILPGFFHDTLGERGREVAVKSAKRFILQNFLHPLNRPALLDADRMGPTCAESESLAAPLPHNSLRDLYWRMTRASMRLGSKLSAGVKLGFDTGFDSGSTLDYVYRNQPTGHTALGKMIDQNYLNSIGWRGIRQRKLNVEELLRLAMGKLREEQRQVRIVDIAAGHGRYILEALQGVSPLPESILLRDYSDINVRDGSALIVEKGLGEIARFVKGDAFDRADLAALEPKPSLAVVSGLYELFADNAMVGGSLAGLAEAVEPGGYLVYTGQPWHPQLELIARALTSHRQGQAWVMRRRTQAEMDQLVEAAGFRKITMRVDEWGIFSVSLAQRVR, from the coding sequence ATGCGCGACGCTCAGCATCAGACGTTCACGACCCACGACGGCGTAGAGCTGTTCTACCGTCACTGGCCCGCCAGCGCCGCGCCGACCGGCGAGCCACGCAAAGCGATTCTGCTGTTCCACCGTGGCCACGAACACTCGGGGCGTATTGCCCACCTGGTCGACGAACTGGACATGCCCGAGTTCGACTTTTTTGCCTGGGATGCCCGTGGCCACGGCCAGTCCCCCGGCGCCCGTGGTGACAGCCCGAGCTTCGCCACCAGCGTGCGCGACGTGCAGACCTTCTGCGATCACATCGGTGCGACCCACCAGATCGCCGAAGAAAACCTGGCCGTGATCGCCCAAAGCGTTGGCGCGGTCATCGTGTCGACCTGGGTTCACGACTACGCGCCCCGCATTCGCTCGCTGGTACTGGCTTCGCCGGCGTTCAAAGTCAAACTGTACGTGCCGTTCGCGCGCACGGGCCTGGCGTTGATGCGGACCTTTCGCGGCAACTTTTTCGTCAACAGTTACGTCAAGGCTCGCTTCCTCAGCCATGACCCGGAACGCGTTGCTTCTTACGACAGCGACCCGCTGATCACCAAAGCCATTTCGGTCAACGTGCTGCTGGGTTTGTACGAAGCCGCCGACCGCGTGGTGGCCGATGCCCAGGCGATTCAGGTGCCGACGCAGTTGCTGATTTCCGGCTCCGACTTCGTGGTACACCGCAAACCCCAGGAACAGTTCTTCGAACGCCTGGGCAGTTTGCAGAAGGAAAAACACATCCTGCCGGGGTTCTTCCACGACACACTGGGCGAGCGTGGCCGCGAAGTGGCGGTGAAAAGCGCCAAGCGCTTCATCCTGCAAAACTTCCTGCACCCGCTGAACCGCCCTGCCCTGCTCGACGCCGACCGCATGGGCCCGACCTGCGCCGAATCCGAGTCGCTGGCCGCGCCGCTGCCGCACAACTCGCTGCGTGACCTGTACTGGCGCATGACCCGCGCCAGCATGCGCCTGGGCAGCAAGCTGTCGGCCGGGGTCAAACTGGGCTTCGACACCGGTTTCGACTCCGGCAGCACCCTGGACTACGTCTACCGCAACCAGCCGACCGGCCACACGGCGCTGGGCAAGATGATCGACCAGAACTACCTGAACTCCATCGGCTGGCGCGGCATTCGCCAACGCAAACTGAATGTCGAAGAACTGCTGCGCCTGGCCATGGGCAAACTGCGCGAAGAGCAGCGCCAGGTGCGCATCGTCGATATCGCCGCCGGCCACGGTCGCTACATCCTCGAAGCCTTGCAGGGTGTGAGCCCGTTGCCGGAATCGATCCTGCTGCGCGACTACAGCGACATCAACGTGCGCGACGGCAGCGCATTGATCGTCGAGAAAGGCCTGGGCGAGATTGCCCGCTTCGTCAAAGGCGATGCCTTCGACCGCGCTGACCTCGCTGCGCTGGAACCCAAGCCAAGCCTGGCGGTGGTGTCCGGTCTGTATGAACTGTTCGCCGACAATGCCATGGTCGGCGGTTCGCTGGCCGGTCTGGCCGAAGCGGTCGAGCCTGGCGGTTACCTGGTGTACACCGGCCAGCCGTGGCACCCGCAGCTGGAACTGATCGCCCGCGCCCTGACCAGTCACCGTCAGGGTCAGGCCTGGGTCATGCGCCGCCGCACGCAGGCCGAAATGGATCAGTTGGTCGAGGCCGCCGGTTTCCGCAAGATCACCATGCGAGTAGATGAGTGGGGCATCTTCAGCGTGTCGCTGGCGCAACGGGTGCGATGA